A region of the Drosophila subpulchrella strain 33 F10 #4 breed RU33 chromosome 3L, RU_Dsub_v1.1 Primary Assembly, whole genome shotgun sequence genome:
TATTATAGAAAAATAACTCCTTTAGATATTTACTTTATACATTTTGGGGTGAGGTCATAAAAGATAATCTGAAGTAATATCTCGAGGATTGGAGAGTTCTGATAAAAATACAATGTAAGGCTCGGTAATGATGAACAATATGTGTTCAAGTTCGCACTCAAGGTTCAAGTAGAtcttaaaagaatttattttcttgCAAGCCTTAACCTCAATccctttgttttttattattttaatattttacaaatatttcttGCTGTGCAAGTGAAACTCGTCCGAAAAGTTGGAGCACTTTGCCGCCGGCCGGTGAGCGGATGTAACCCAAGTCGGGCGAGACTCCGCTGATTTTGCTGCGTCATGCGAACGGTTGGAAGAAGGCTCTACTCCCCAGTGGTCACTTTCTTTTTGGTCACGTTCGAATCCCAAAAACCAGCCATGCATTTAAGTCTTACACGCCCAACAAAAACACTGAAAACCAACTGCAAATTACGAATTACACCACAGAAAACTCCAAGCTCCGATCTCCACTATGAAAGATAAAGGAAGTTATTAGACGTCTGCGGTTTGTCTGTCTGGTCGAGTGCAATTTTCCCGAGACTCGCTTTTCTGGCTCCATGTCCGTGAGTCATGGACAAGATTTTCCATCGATTCGATTTGTTTAAGCCGAGTTATCACGTGCCGGCTGGAAAGTTTTCTTTATGTTACTGGGTTGGGCTCGTTGTTCGatgttgtttgtttgttcTTCAGGCCCGACTCTCTCTTTTGTTGTTAGCATTGTTGTGTTAATCGATTCCACTTTTGCCTTGAGCCGGAGTCCAACTTCCAGCTCCCATAATTGAGTCTTATTCGCTTTGTTTGCCGTACCTTTAATTCACCCTAATGAACCGACTTGACCAAATTCCATTTGTTGTACTTCTCACGGGCAGAGAGACTCGCTTTTGTGTTACAGTTTCCTCGGTttcaacataaaaataaatatgataaaTTAATGCTGGGAAATCTCGATGGCTGGCAGACAAAAAGCTAAtgaaaatgcattttatgAGCATATTTTTACCGAAAGacatttcaataaaatttGATCGAATCGCAAACAAGTTTATTGATCGCCAGCCAGTTTGAGCCATGAATCATGGCTAAAATTAGGCAGTCAAGACGCACACGAATTTTGCATAATGGCTCTCTCTACCTTTGACATAGAATTAGTGGCAAATATGAGGCAATAGGCGAAATAGTCGTTAGTTTTTTGGCCAAATAATTGCCGATTTACATAAGCAAAACCAAAAATGTAGCCCCCAGCTATTTCACTCTTTCATTTTTCGCGATTATCATTCACATTCGAATGTGTTTTGATTGAAGTGAAGGGGAAAACCTCATAAAAAATCTTGTTTAAtgatttgaaaatgttttcgaGTGGACACGACACATGCAGATTGATGGAAAGTTATTATTTGCCAGGCTTTTGGCCGCCTCTTGCATCAGAGTTCCCTGACTCGAAAACATTACTCTTCCGCGAGGTCATCAAACCAAAAGCTGGCCAATTTAAtaagcttaaataaataagaaaagaaGTGGCCACAAAAATCGGTTTATGACCAACAGAAACGCTATTGTTGAAGCTGCCCTGGTTGCTTTGGTTCCATCCTCCAATTATTACCCACGAAATGTTGGTCGCCAAACACTTAACCACGCTCGATTCCATTCCATCCATTTACAGGCAAACAAAGCAGCATTCCCCACTCTCTAAGCTCTAAGATCTGAAAAATGGGAACGAAGATCGAGTACGTGGACACCACGCATCTGTACGCCTCCAAGTACATCCGCAACTCCAAGGCGATCGGCGTTTTGTGGGCCATCTTCACCATCTGCTATGCCATCATCGGCATCGTGGCATTCGTGACGCCAGGTGGGTTTACTAACTGGGTTTATTTATTGGAAATAGTCCCCTAACTGATCGGTATTTCCCTACTATTTTAGAGTGGATTGGGGATCCGGATAACGATGGAGCAGGTCGTCTGGGCCTTTGGCAGCAGTGCCAGCGGGACGAGATCTTCGACAACTGCCGAAGACGGTGGGAAAGCATCTTCGAAGTGCCCACATTCTCCTTTCAGGTAAATGAGCAAGTAGTTATAttacaataaaatataatttataattaaattttcaattaaaaaagaTGCAAGATCCAAAGATCGCCTtgataattaaaaattgaaatatgcaaaatattacttttaccaattatagttagtttatGTATTACAAACTTTAATTTGTATAAGAAACTCTTTTTTGTTGACGTCGTacctaatattttttatattgatATAAATAATTCTATATTAAATCAtgcaatttaaatttgttatatttGTTATATAGTTATGTAATACTTAATTTGCTATCAGTGTATGTAATTTTATCATTAGTAGTCATTGATCAttgactttcttaaaattacTCAAAAAATATAACACAGCTACTCTTCTTATTACTAAACATGCTTACTCCACAAGTACTCTTTTGAccattttctatttttatttacccATATTCAGTTGGCCACATTCTTCATGATGGGCGCCATAGCTCTGGCCTTGTTGACCATATTCTTTTTGGTTTGTTTGCTGTTTATGAAGTCAACGCGTGTTTTCCACCTTTGCGGTTGGCTGCAAATTATATCAGGTATGTGTGGTGACCTATCTCCCACTATATCTCTCTGCCTCCAATAGTTAAATATATCGAAAACATCACGTTCTTGTGTATACAAAGTGTTTTCGTGTTTTCTTATGTTAATAAgtagttttgttttttattataaaaagtttttttttatttattccaGCTCTTTGTATGATTGTGGCCTGTGCGGCGTTTCCCTTTGGCTGGAATTCGGATGATTTCCGTAAGATCTGTGGCCCGGAAGCCAATCGCTTTGAGCTGGGCTTGTGCGGTATTCGATGGGCTTATCCACTGGCCATTATCGGCTGCATAGATGGTGTGGTCTTGGCCACCTTGGCCTTTATCTTGGCCACGAGGCACGTGCGCCTGCAGCCAGATCCAATATATCAGAATTCGCTCTACAAAGGTGGGTTCTCATGCGATACCATTTTTCCCATTAAAAGATAATCTATTTCTGGTTTATTTCCCTCAGGTGAAATCAACAATGCATATCTCACAGATGCCATTAGTTTGGCGGGTTCGAGGAAATCCAATCCGCGGATTACTGGCTTGAATTTGCAGCCCATTCTGCTGGTGGCTCCTCCAAATGAGGATAGTATATCGCAATTCTCTCGTTATCATTGAGTTTCCTCATTCAAACAGCGAAGACCACAACCACTCAAGCTTAGTTCGTGCAAGAACCAGGGTTGAAACTCAGCTTGAAGTTTTTCCTAAAGTTTTGGAGTTTCAGTTTTAACCGATTCGCATATCTAAGCTGGAATTAAGAAAAAATGTGTGTATTTGTGTGTGCAAGTCAAGGAGTGAATGATTTTGTATATGCCACTTTGCCCGACTGAATGCCAACTTGTAGTTGTAAGCTTGGattttaaactttaatttAACATTTCGTGTGAATAGCTTGTGCCTAAATGTATGCTTCGATTAagttaaaaaataacaaagaGCGACTCTAGAGCTCTGCCTGTAAATTATATACCCATAAACAATAAACATGTACAAATATTAAACGTAAAATCAATGTTTATTTCGACCACAAATAGCCGCCTCAATTatgccatcatcatcatcatcaaggTCAGCAGAAATTTGGAGTAGGCAAAAACAAATTATGACCATCCCACACACATAAAAACCCATAACGGACAACTTAGCGCCCAATTTGTTTGTCCTTAATCTGGATTTGGTTCTGCTCCCATGCCTTTTTCAATAACCATTTGGCACATACTTTTCCAATAAAGTATTTCGGGGGAGTTGGCAGTTTATTCCCCCTTCGAATCGGTGGGCGGCAATTGAAATATCCCGGCCAAAAAGATCCCTGGCAAGTGCAAGTGGCTCTCCTTCGGGCACGTTTTAATATTCTTGTATAATTCATAAGCAATTCCATCACGGGCCTAAGTGGCCAACCAGCTGACGCCGAGCAAATCGCTCCAGATTCGACAGGGAAACCACCCCGAGATGGGATTTGACTTGACTTCTTGGGATACTCTTTAAGGGggttaaatatattttgaagtTGTATCCgttctataaaaaattatctttgactatatccCAATTTTTAAGAAACACTAAATATGTTTAGtcttaaatttcaatttttatatCTATAGCGACAGTTTcctaagtttttaaaaatatttattgaaataaAGCAGAGTTTGAATGTAATTTccttatattttgtatttatatttttaaaatttagaaatctttaaaaacctCTAGAGATTAAAAATCAACCCAGAATAAAGTGTTCAAAAGGTGACAGCAATTTTCATAGTCTGCCTTTAGGCTTTTTTCCAGAGCATCCAAAACTTCGACTTGCTCTTAGCTGCCCAACtttgattgtttttatttacttgaGCCATTTCTTTTGCCATCTTTTTGCCGCCTGCAACATATGGCCAGAATTTTTCCAATTGTACTCACGCATTTTCCAGCCAGCCAACCCCAAAAGGAAACCCACCCCAGGAACCAAAAGGCAATGAAGATCTCGGGTATTTCGCTGTGGATTTTGATGTGCCAATTGTTTTTATTCGATTTTATGGCGCGCCATAAACGaatttttaacttttgttGTCCTTGAGGTTTGGCGGCCATTTCATTGGGAATATTGAAGGATTTGGGGCGGGGAATCTTTATAGGGGTGGATATGTGTGGCTTACATTTATGGCGCTTTTGGCAGCATATGTTGCCGGCGAATATTAGTTTATCACTCGCCATTTTATGGATTTCCAAGTGGCTGAGGCAAATTAGAGGAGCATAACAACTTTTTCATGGCCTATTCGTGGATATTGGGTATTGTGCCATATATCTGGCCACGCCTTTGCCACAGCATTTCGTTACAATTCTCCCAGGGCAAAAATCTGGGAAACACAAAAACCCCCTTTCCATGCACAAAAGCGGGGCGAAATGAATTGCGCCTTTAAGGTTTTCGTTTAAGTGAAATGTCAGCAGCAGAAATTGAATcgaaaattgtaaaattggttttgtataaacatttttgccaaatgaaatgaaaacgCTTTTCTTACGACTTGTGCCGCTTGCCTCCTGCCTGCCATGAAATTTCATTCTTTTGATTCGTTTTCcgctttttcttttttccgtTTTCCTCGGGACTTCAGTGCAAACATTGCAAAACATCATATTTCTTGTGCCTGTTTTTTATTTCCGAAACAAAAGCCCAGCCAAGTGGTCTAAACTAGCCACCCCCTCCGCCCCATTTTCCTCTAGAACTTGTGTATAATTTATTGCTCATACGACCCGTGTGCGTGTGGGTATTTTTTTCTAGGGGAAAATGCGGAAAATGCTTGACTGTGTGTGGAATTGTGGAAACGTCAAAAGTGCGTCAATCAACAAAAACTTCAAGGGAACGAAAAGCCAGTTCCCTTGTTTATTTTCTAGTGCATTTTTCCAGAGTCCTgagttttttatttactttgatTTATAAGAGTCAGGAATTGTTCTCGGAACTGCCAAAGCTCGGAGATGGAGAATCTGCTGTTAACAAGCAGATTTATGCTTACAGCTTGGATTTATGGGGTCTAAAGATATTTTAAGGAACTGTGAGAACTCAAGTGAACGGGAAAGTTTAACTTTAAAATTCATAAGAAGTGaaaaaatattctaaaaaTCATACAATAATCCTAACCCCCACTAGAGTCAGTAAAAAAGTTAATACCTTCCGTAAAATTCTCAAAGTTCACATTTATATTACAAAATTTCGTACATCCTCAGCCTAAACATTATTTAAcaattacataaaatataGTTTATGCCTACGACTTACTAAGAGTTACGGCTAACGAAACTAGAAATGAGTGCTTGCATTCTTCACATTGTAATCATTGACTAGTGAATTATTTGTAGCATTCCTGTGACAAAAATGTGTACAAATTCATACGTCTATCTACAAGATTCAAGTTACTAGCGAACCCGTTTTGGCGTTGGTAGCAGCAAGATGATTGATAATGATTGATTGCATTCGATGTGGAAACTGAGTAATGATAATGCTTATGCAGTGGCAAGAACGTCAGGTATATGCCACAAATTTGGCCAGAAcgaaactaaaattaaatattctcAGGCACACTCACACATAAATTCACACAGATTCACACCTTAAGGATCTAGGGTTCTATATCTATATCTGCAACTATGACTCCTGACTGATTCCCGCACTGAGGCTGCCATCGATAATGGGTTGCGAGTCCTCCTCCCGATTTCCCTCGCCCAAACAGGTGGCCATGGGTCCATGTCTCAGCAGGGAGTAGCTATCCCGATGGTGGACGAGTAACCTGTGTTGCTGATGGGCTATGAAGTCGCTGCCCCTTCTCAAGGACCTCCTGCCCATCTCGAGGATCTCCAGCGTGGGATCCCGGGCGAAAACCACGTTCTGATAGGCTCGCACAAAGCTGAAGATAATGGCAAAGGCTCCGCCCATGATCATCAGGTAGGATCCTATGGGCACGGCACTGGGGGCTATAACAGTGCCCAAATAAATCCACCGCTTGATGGCGGGTGTTAGCTCAGAGATGCCCTAAAATGTACGGCTATTAGAAGATTTTCTGGGTGTGTTCTGGATCTTGATAGCTCACCTCTTCCAGCCACATGACCGGAAAGACAAAGTCTCGAAAATCACGCACTGGATAGACGTCCTTGGCACGCGTCACCTTTAGATTCAGCTGAATCCGCACTTTACCCTCCAGTGGTACTCCAAGTTTCTAGAGAGAGTAGAAAACAAATTAGAATTACGGTGCGGAAAAACACAAGATAATTAAGCTCTTGACATCAGAATGTGACATGTAAACAACATACGTAGGAAAATAAAACAACTAAAAGAATCTTAGATTatcttttaaaatgaaaataatacaattttgagaACCAACTCTTTATATTCTTTAAGTCAAATCCTAATTAATGTTACAAAAACTAAAAGCACAGAACATTTttatgtattaaaaaaaagtaatcCCTAAACTCACCGGTTGTATTTTGAAGTACGTTTCATGCTTCTCACGTTCTGGCCTTAGGCCCTCCACAGAATTGAGAAGATCTGGGTGGGATTCAAAGAAATGCGGATTGGATATGTAAACGGGGGCGCCATATTGACAAGGACTGATATTCTGGAGACCCTGTATGGGCTCATAATCGCTTGAGTCGTAGCACTTGTTCTCAGGATTGTGGGCGGAATCTCCGTAGGAATTATTGGGCAGCCTGAACAGATCCGCCGCTATGCCATCCTTTTCCAGGCTCTCCACATACTTAAGTGGTATAATGCGACAGAGATCCTTGTCATAGATGTGAACCATCTCCGATTTGGTAAGTTCCCGCGGCGGAAAGAAGGATCCCTCTGATCCGGCTATACTAGTGCATGGTGGCTCACTCCAGTGCGGCAGATGATCCATTCCATTCAGCTGGTCTATGTAGCCAAACTGGTCCATGCTATCCATGCCCGTCTTCACGGAGGACACTTCCGTGAGGGTGCCATTGCGACCCAGGAGCAGACCCATCCTCTCCATGGGCCTCATGTGCTTCGGATAGAACCTGTGGGCCAAACTCACCAGGGCATCGTCGTAGCCAAAGGCCAGCTGCTCGGCAGTGACATTGATAAAGGGTTTGAATTGAGCAGCCGTTACCACCACGGATATGGTTTTTGACAGGAGATATCCCAGCTTCGGACTGAGGCTGGTGAGGGTCTATGGGAAAGGGAGGTATATAGAATACTTAGTTTTACTGGGGTATGTATACATTcttgttattaaaataaacCTAGAAAAATTTTAGACTTATAAGAAAAATAGCAATTCTTAGGCGACATCATATTGCAGCGAAAATGACATGACTTAAAAATCGAAATATTCGGAAAAGATTCGAattcaatatatttaaaattcacCAATATGTGATAAATAAACGACCATGGTAAAATTGAGAATAACAATAACGACACAACGATaagtaagatttttaaattataagtaaatatttgaatgtactttaaaaaggtttttttttcgcATAACTGATGtaacaattaaattattacATAAAATCCTTACCAGCAGCGGGATATTGGG
Encoded here:
- the LOC119555159 gene encoding LHFPL tetraspan subfamily member 3 protein, encoding MGTKIEYVDTTHLYASKYIRNSKAIGVLWAIFTICYAIIGIVAFVTPEWIGDPDNDGAGRLGLWQQCQRDEIFDNCRRRWESIFEVPTFSFQLATFFMMGAIALALLTIFFLVCLLFMKSTRVFHLCGWLQIISALCMIVACAAFPFGWNSDDFRKICGPEANRFELGLCGIRWAYPLAIIGCIDGVVLATLAFILATRHVRLQPDPIYQNSLYKGEINNAYLTDAISLAGSRKSNPRITGLNLQPILLVAPPNEDSISQFSRYH
- the LOC119554551 gene encoding lysosome membrane protein 2 isoform X2; the protein is MKSCLSRDRLAVIIIGVITLTLGIILSSMPWLDYFILKNLRLWNDTLSYHYWQRPGVIRLTKLYIYNVTNPDGFLRGEKPHLQEVGPFVYREDMQKVNVKFHENNYTVSYQHKKILQFVPELSIDKDTPITTPNIPLLTLTSLSPKLGYLLSKTISVVVTAAQFKPFINVTAEQLAFGYDDALVSLAHRFYPKHMRPMERMGLLLGRNGTLTEVSSVKTGMDSMDQFGYIDQLNGMDHLPHWSEPPCTSIAGSEGSFFPPRELTKSEMVHIYDKDLCRIIPLKYVESLEKDGIAADLFRLPNNSYGDSAHNPENKCYDSSDYEPIQGLQNISPCQYGAPVYISNPHFFESHPDLLNSVEGLRPEREKHETYFKIQPKLGVPLEGKVRIQLNLKVTRAKDVYPVRDFRDFVFPVMWLEEGISELTPAIKRWIYLGTVIAPSAVPIGSYLMIMGGAFAIIFSFVRAYQNVVFARDPTLEILEMGRRSLRRGSDFIAHQQHRLLVHHRDSYSLLRHGPMATCLGEGNREEDSQPIIDGSLSAGISQES
- the LOC119554551 gene encoding lysosome membrane protein 2 isoform X1, yielding MGLEKHYLRYGRTARDHLLDWATCGRGRRQQQQQQQHLQQQQQQQSQQQHPQQQQQAQPSQGRRSRPHVTHRGTPLSMLISNGVRISNNRLAVIIIGVITLTLGIILSSMPWLDYFILKNLRLWNDTLSYHYWQRPGVIRLTKLYIYNVTNPDGFLRGEKPHLQEVGPFVYREDMQKVNVKFHENNYTVSYQHKKILQFVPELSIDKDTPITTPNIPLLTLTSLSPKLGYLLSKTISVVVTAAQFKPFINVTAEQLAFGYDDALVSLAHRFYPKHMRPMERMGLLLGRNGTLTEVSSVKTGMDSMDQFGYIDQLNGMDHLPHWSEPPCTSIAGSEGSFFPPRELTKSEMVHIYDKDLCRIIPLKYVESLEKDGIAADLFRLPNNSYGDSAHNPENKCYDSSDYEPIQGLQNISPCQYGAPVYISNPHFFESHPDLLNSVEGLRPEREKHETYFKIQPKLGVPLEGKVRIQLNLKVTRAKDVYPVRDFRDFVFPVMWLEEGISELTPAIKRWIYLGTVIAPSAVPIGSYLMIMGGAFAIIFSFVRAYQNVVFARDPTLEILEMGRRSLRRGSDFIAHQQHRLLVHHRDSYSLLRHGPMATCLGEGNREEDSQPIIDGSLSAGISQES